One window from the genome of Coleofasciculus chthonoplastes PCC 7420 encodes:
- a CDS encoding tetratricopeptide repeat protein: protein MTNDYLANQWLQQGIEYFQIGRYGEAIASFEKAAQFHPNMPEIWFHWGNTCFHLGWFDAALTNYEKAITLKPDYSEAWFNQGNILFKLGRLEDALASYDQATQFNPDLAVAWGNRASTLYNLGQYEEALASCQQATHCQPDYVQAWYMQGLVLMNGGRKEEALTSFDQATSLNHDYLEAWKHKGWILFNLNRYTEALDSWQQAVSLQPNDYEVWFQQGNTCYRLERLDDALASYEKAITLQPDAPEAWNNRGLVLFHLTRYTEAVTSCEKATKLQPNYPEAWFHRGNALFSLGRLEDAIASYDQALQLKPDDYATWGNRGSALYSLGRYREAVSSCQNATYFNPDYAEAWYMQGLALMQGEQPNAAIACLDKATALKPDYAQAWLYRGHLLFQLGHLADAIASCQQATTLQPDYVEAWSIQGIALMQLQRPHEAIACLDRVVELYPEHPEAWKHRGTVLCQLERLEDAISSFDRAITLKPDYFQAWYNKGLLLMHLDRPDAAITTFDNALELQPKLYPAWVNRGNLLLQEGRWDAAIASYDQALAIQPNVAEAWANRGIALEKLGRYQDALDSYDQALVLQSDDAKTWNHHGVTLIQLGRYQDALISFSNALDHQPDDPETWNNRGLALDNLGRYEEAMVCFEQAIELNSDYAQAWNNRGVALRNLGREEEAILSFDQALELNPDYPEAWNNRGLALRHLGREEEANASFEQANMKN from the coding sequence ATGACAAATGACTATTTAGCCAATCAGTGGTTGCAACAGGGAATTGAATACTTTCAGATTGGGCGCTACGGGGAAGCGATCGCGAGTTTTGAAAAGGCTGCCCAATTCCACCCCAATATGCCAGAAATTTGGTTCCATTGGGGGAATACTTGTTTTCATCTAGGATGGTTCGACGCGGCGTTGACGAACTATGAGAAAGCGATTACCTTGAAACCGGATTACTCAGAAGCCTGGTTTAATCAGGGAAATATTCTATTTAAATTAGGACGTCTAGAAGACGCTTTAGCGAGTTATGACCAAGCGACACAATTTAATCCCGATTTGGCAGTGGCTTGGGGAAATCGGGCAAGTACGCTGTATAATTTAGGACAGTATGAAGAAGCGTTAGCCAGTTGTCAACAGGCGACTCACTGCCAACCGGATTATGTGCAAGCTTGGTATATGCAAGGGTTGGTGTTGATGAATGGGGGACGCAAAGAGGAAGCATTAACTAGCTTTGATCAAGCCACAAGCTTAAATCATGACTATCTGGAGGCTTGGAAACATAAAGGCTGGATTCTGTTTAATTTAAACCGTTATACTGAAGCATTAGACAGTTGGCAACAAGCGGTTTCACTACAGCCCAATGATTACGAGGTGTGGTTTCAGCAAGGGAATACATGTTATCGGTTGGAACGGTTAGACGATGCTTTAGCGAGTTATGAAAAAGCCATTACCTTACAACCTGATGCCCCAGAAGCATGGAATAATCGGGGATTGGTTTTGTTTCATTTAACTCGCTATACCGAAGCCGTGACAAGCTGCGAAAAGGCAACTAAACTACAACCCAATTACCCAGAAGCTTGGTTTCATCGCGGTAATGCCTTGTTTAGTTTAGGACGTTTAGAGGATGCGATCGCGTCTTATGACCAAGCGTTGCAGCTTAAACCCGATGATTACGCCACTTGGGGCAATCGGGGTAGTGCGTTATATAGTTTGGGACGGTATCGAGAAGCGGTTTCGAGTTGCCAGAATGCTACCTATTTTAATCCCGACTATGCCGAGGCGTGGTACATGCAGGGATTAGCGCTAATGCAGGGAGAACAACCCAACGCCGCGATCGCTTGTTTGGATAAAGCGACAGCCTTGAAACCTGATTATGCCCAAGCCTGGTTGTATCGGGGTCATTTATTATTTCAATTAGGGCATTTAGCCGACGCGATCGCTAGTTGTCAACAGGCGACGACACTTCAACCCGACTATGTAGAGGCTTGGTCTATTCAAGGTATCGCCTTGATGCAATTACAACGCCCCCACGAGGCGATCGCTTGTTTGGATCGAGTGGTTGAATTGTACCCGGAACACCCGGAGGCTTGGAAACATCGGGGAACGGTTCTGTGTCAGTTGGAACGCTTAGAGGACGCAATTAGCAGTTTTGATCGAGCAATTACCCTCAAGCCAGACTATTTCCAAGCGTGGTATAATAAAGGGTTACTTCTCATGCATTTAGACCGCCCAGACGCCGCCATTACCACCTTTGATAACGCCCTAGAACTTCAACCGAAACTGTATCCTGCTTGGGTCAACCGAGGCAATTTATTATTACAAGAAGGGCGCTGGGACGCTGCGATCGCCAGTTATGATCAAGCCCTAGCCATTCAACCTAATGTTGCCGAAGCCTGGGCAAATCGAGGGATTGCTTTAGAGAAGCTAGGACGTTACCAAGACGCCTTAGACAGTTATGATCAAGCCTTAGTCCTACAATCCGATGATGCCAAAACCTGGAATCATCACGGAGTTACCCTAATCCAGTTAGGACGTTATCAGGACGCCTTAATCAGTTTCAGCAACGCCTTAGATCATCAACCCGATGACCCAGAAACCTGGAATAATCGCGGATTAGCCTTGGATAATTTAGGGCGATATGAAGAAGCAATGGTTTGTTTTGAACAAGCGATTGAATTAAACTCCGATTATGCCCAAGCCTGGAACAATCGCGGGGTAGCCTTACGGAATTTAGGACGAGAAGAGGAAGCGATTCTATCCTTTGATCAGGCATTAGAATTAAACCCAGATTACCCGGAAGCCTGGAATAATCGGGGTTTAGCGTTACGGCATTTAGGACGAGAAGAGGAAGCGAACGCCAGCTTTGAACAAGCAAATATGAAGAATTAG
- a CDS encoding DUF308 domain-containing protein: MMNKPTQLIYPTVDLFLYDLRESFGHSLPEIHHYRQQFWQKIDPNLDDDKLNQLAALENPAADYVQLLVKGFESPLDGYYRALQLGDAYALQVNCSGDYKDPETKQPNDATQRIETLSKLKKIIASHINHQVDTWELLPTQQGTIGQTWLVSVQIADSNQDPKQLAKDCYKQLTPNPKWTPEFREPGRLLGSRVFEYWHSPDNWQQDWESFSQENYHLIICMFPAGKKVTEIRQNLYDIHLDLIRLFSYRHKIVWAYWQSRCRTQDLKLQSYEIRRLVASVRTLPNPIPAQGLNLKELQSTLIQTLPILSDYAMNLNDLDYYMTTIQGNLENYQKRIQKLERETSSYLKFLNHFSEVANEKYLQQVATDSATFRPGLPLMENLIRTIGSVSGIEQTKSNRTLNTTVALIGIGLIVSSIAATVLVEQLPPAKETPFLFTPVFWGSISTGVIAVVIAFIFLFRDRR; this comes from the coding sequence ATGATGAACAAACCGACTCAGCTAATCTACCCTACCGTCGATCTATTCTTATATGACCTGCGCGAGAGTTTCGGTCACTCTTTACCGGAAATCCATCACTACCGTCAACAATTTTGGCAAAAAATCGATCCCAACTTAGACGATGATAAACTCAACCAATTAGCCGCCCTAGAAAATCCCGCAGCGGATTATGTCCAACTCTTGGTTAAGGGATTTGAATCTCCCTTAGATGGATACTATCGAGCGCTACAACTCGGAGATGCTTACGCCCTGCAAGTCAATTGTTCAGGTGACTATAAAGACCCAGAAACAAAACAACCGAATGATGCGACCCAACGGATTGAAACTTTAAGTAAGCTAAAAAAAATTATTGCCTCTCACATTAATCATCAGGTGGATACCTGGGAACTGCTCCCCACCCAGCAAGGCACAATTGGTCAAACGTGGCTAGTGTCTGTACAGATTGCTGATAGTAATCAAGATCCCAAACAACTGGCTAAAGACTGTTATAAACAGCTCACGCCCAATCCGAAATGGACTCCTGAATTTAGAGAACCAGGACGATTGTTGGGGTCAAGGGTATTTGAATATTGGCATTCGCCCGATAATTGGCAGCAAGACTGGGAGTCGTTTAGTCAAGAAAACTATCATTTGATCATTTGCATGTTTCCTGCTGGTAAAAAAGTTACGGAAATTCGGCAAAATCTGTATGACATTCACTTGGATTTAATCCGCTTATTTAGCTATCGCCATAAAATTGTTTGGGCATACTGGCAAAGTCGTTGTCGTACTCAAGACTTAAAACTTCAATCTTATGAAATTCGACGTTTAGTTGCCAGTGTCCGTACTTTACCCAATCCGATTCCTGCTCAAGGCTTAAATTTAAAAGAACTGCAATCAACCTTAATCCAAACTTTGCCAATTTTATCAGATTATGCCATGAATTTAAATGATTTAGACTATTATATGACCACGATTCAGGGAAATTTGGAAAATTATCAAAAGCGAATTCAAAAGCTGGAACGCGAAACAAGCAGCTATTTAAAGTTTTTGAACCACTTTAGTGAAGTAGCGAATGAAAAATATCTGCAACAAGTTGCCACAGATAGCGCGACATTTCGTCCCGGATTACCATTGATGGAAAATTTAATTCGGACGATTGGTAGTGTGAGTGGTATTGAACAAACCAAAAGCAATCGCACGCTGAATACAACCGTCGCTTTAATTGGTATCGGATTGATTGTCAGCAGTATCGCCGCGACAGTTTTGGTCGAACAACTACCCCCAGCGAAAGAGACGCCATTCTTGTTCACTCCGGTATTTTGGGGAAGTATTAGCACAGGCGTCATCGCTGTAGTGATTGCCTTTATTTTTCTGTTTCGCGATCGCCGTTAG
- a CDS encoding glycosyltransferase: MYIGFLNPQGNFDPEDRYITEHPDFGGQLVYVKQVALAIAAQGHRVDILTRQIIDPEWEGFAEPFDGYPGVENVRIVRLPAGPQEFLRKELLWTHLVRDWVPNILKFYQDQGEIPDIMTAHYADGGLAGLLLEAQTGVPFTFTAHSLGAQKMDKLKVTPENLAQMNDYYYFGHRLVVERLSMNHSAINITNTRQERFNQYSHPAYRGAVDVDNDSRFAVISPGVDPDMFSAEVRSPNEEATYQLVQDKLARDIAESRRDLPVILASSRLDPKKNLLGLVQAFAYSSTLQERANIVLITAGLDNPLKEKLKDEQTEQKVLAPIREVVNDHNLWGKISAFCVPDQPALAATYRFLAQRRSVFALPSLFEPFGLAPLEAAAAGLPVVVTQNGGITESLQTDNQDYGVLIDPDDPADMARGLERLICNQQEWQSFSQRTQQLVLNHYTWESTAQCYLNRIEQILLSPETHRCVPRLPIHPFWRNPQPENDVSLAELSQLYFGHDYPSVGKFSP, translated from the coding sequence ATGTACATTGGCTTTCTCAACCCCCAAGGCAACTTTGACCCAGAGGATAGGTATATTACAGAACATCCCGACTTTGGCGGTCAACTGGTGTATGTCAAGCAAGTCGCCCTGGCGATCGCGGCGCAGGGACACCGGGTTGATATTCTCACCCGTCAAATCATCGATCCAGAGTGGGAGGGGTTTGCAGAACCCTTTGATGGGTATCCCGGTGTAGAAAATGTCCGGATTGTCCGCTTACCCGCCGGACCCCAGGAATTTTTACGCAAAGAGTTACTTTGGACTCATCTGGTTCGAGATTGGGTACCCAATATTCTGAAATTTTATCAAGACCAAGGGGAAATTCCCGACATCATGACCGCCCACTACGCGGATGGGGGACTGGCGGGTTTATTACTTGAAGCACAAACAGGCGTACCGTTTACGTTTACCGCCCATTCCCTAGGCGCTCAAAAGATGGACAAACTTAAGGTGACGCCAGAAAATTTGGCACAAATGAACGACTATTACTACTTTGGACACCGCCTAGTTGTCGAACGCCTCAGCATGAATCACTCGGCAATTAATATTACGAATACTCGCCAAGAACGCTTCAACCAATATAGTCATCCGGCGTATCGGGGTGCTGTCGATGTCGATAATGATTCTCGCTTTGCGGTAATTTCACCGGGAGTAGACCCAGATATGTTTAGTGCTGAGGTTCGCTCTCCCAACGAAGAAGCAACCTATCAGTTAGTTCAAGATAAATTAGCGCGAGATATTGCTGAGTCGCGGCGGGATTTACCCGTGATTCTGGCATCGAGTCGATTAGACCCCAAAAAGAATCTTTTGGGACTTGTGCAAGCCTTTGCCTACAGTTCCACCTTGCAAGAACGAGCCAATATCGTGCTAATTACGGCGGGATTAGATAATCCGCTAAAAGAGAAGCTAAAGGATGAACAAACAGAACAAAAGGTATTGGCACCAATCCGAGAAGTGGTGAATGACCATAACTTATGGGGCAAAATTAGCGCCTTTTGCGTCCCGGATCAACCCGCCCTAGCCGCAACCTATCGCTTTTTAGCCCAACGCCGCTCCGTATTCGCTCTACCCTCTCTGTTTGAACCCTTTGGTTTAGCCCCTTTAGAAGCCGCCGCCGCCGGATTACCAGTTGTTGTTACCCAGAATGGGGGAATTACAGAAAGCTTACAGACAGATAATCAAGACTATGGGGTTTTGATTGACCCCGATGATCCGGCGGATATGGCGCGGGGATTGGAGCGGTTAATTTGTAATCAACAGGAATGGCAGAGTTTTTCTCAACGTACTCAGCAACTGGTACTGAATCACTATACCTGGGAGAGTACGGCTCAATGCTATTTAAACCGAATTGAGCAGATTTTATTGTCACCTGAAACCCATCGTTGTGTGCCGCGACTCCCGATTCATCCATTCTGGCGGAATCCCCAACCGGAAAACGATGTTTCCTTGGCAGAACTGAGTCAACTCTACTTTGGTCATGATTATCCATCTGTGGGAAAATTTAGTCCTTGA
- the galT gene encoding galactose-1-phosphate uridylyltransferase, whose amino-acid sequence MQSGQIRLNKVTKEWVIYAPSRRKRPQDFQQKSHNKQTSGILSRDCPFCPGNEHKAERIFLEMPSRHHKGWQTRVVLNKFPALTPDEDRERSKEGIYLMMPGYGQHEVIIESPDHHQDLATMPIEDVETVIETYHKRYVTLMQAHKNMMAIIFRNHGMKAGASLSHPHSQMIVTGMVPQNIRVREQEAQRYYDQWQRCVYCDILEFEQHHRRRVIAENESFLAFIPFAADVPFETWIMPKEHEADFGSISAIEKSHFALILKNVLTRLYDKLSDPDYNYVINTAARYKAEEPQIHWYCQISPRLTTPAGFELGSGISINPSLPEIDADFLNS is encoded by the coding sequence ATGCAATCCGGTCAAATCCGACTCAACAAGGTGACAAAAGAATGGGTCATTTACGCACCGAGTCGGCGTAAGCGTCCCCAGGATTTTCAGCAAAAAAGTCACAACAAACAAACTTCAGGGATTCTATCGCGAGATTGTCCCTTTTGTCCCGGCAATGAACATAAAGCTGAGAGAATTTTCCTAGAGATGCCCAGCCGACACCACAAAGGCTGGCAAACGCGGGTTGTACTGAATAAGTTTCCCGCCTTAACTCCCGATGAAGACAGAGAACGATCGAAGGAGGGGATTTATTTAATGATGCCCGGTTATGGTCAGCATGAAGTGATTATTGAAAGTCCTGATCATCATCAAGATCTTGCCACAATGCCAATCGAGGACGTAGAAACGGTGATTGAGACCTATCACAAGCGCTACGTCACACTGATGCAAGCCCACAAGAATATGATGGCAATCATTTTTCGCAATCATGGGATGAAAGCGGGTGCATCGTTAAGTCATCCCCATTCTCAAATGATTGTCACGGGCATGGTTCCTCAAAATATTCGAGTGCGAGAACAAGAAGCCCAGCGATATTACGATCAATGGCAACGATGTGTGTATTGCGATATTTTAGAGTTTGAACAGCATCACCGCAGACGGGTGATTGCTGAAAATGAATCCTTCTTAGCGTTTATTCCTTTTGCGGCTGATGTGCCCTTTGAAACTTGGATTATGCCAAAGGAACATGAGGCAGATTTTGGCAGTATCTCCGCTATTGAAAAGTCACATTTTGCGTTAATTCTCAAAAATGTTCTGACTCGGTTGTATGACAAGCTAAGTGATCCCGATTATAATTACGTGATTAATACGGCTGCCCGTTATAAAGCTGAAGAACCCCAAATTCATTGGTATTGCCAAATTAGTCCTCGGCTAACTACCCCAGCCGGATTTGAACTGGGTTCTGGGATTAGTATCAATCCTTCTTTACCTGAAATTGATGCCGATTTTTTGAATTCTTAA
- a CDS encoding Rpn family recombination-promoting nuclease/putative transposase — protein sequence MRFINPKTDYAFKKIFGSADSKDILISFLNALIYNGNSTIEDLEIINPNLPPKVEGLKDTYLDVKAQLKNGTLVIIEMQVLNVQSFGKRVLFNAAKTYAFQLQKGEGYRMLKPVIALTLTDFEMFPGRHPFTSRFVYREVSDGYVYTENDIELIFVELPKFTKEIEELETITDKWIYFIKSARSLDEVPTNMDNIPELHRAFEIANQANLTREELEDLERREMFIYDQQGAVALGREEGREEGRQEGRQEGRQEGKKEEQRAIAKKLLTLLDDEAIAATTGLSREAVRELREKESENL from the coding sequence ATGAGATTTATTAATCCCAAAACTGATTACGCCTTCAAGAAAATTTTTGGTTCCGCTGACAGCAAAGACATTTTGATTAGTTTTCTCAATGCCTTGATTTATAACGGCAACTCTACTATTGAAGATTTAGAAATTATCAATCCCAACTTGCCCCCGAAAGTTGAGGGGTTAAAAGATACTTACCTTGATGTCAAAGCTCAACTAAAAAACGGCACACTGGTGATCATTGAAATGCAAGTCCTGAATGTGCAATCCTTTGGGAAGAGAGTTTTGTTCAACGCCGCCAAGACCTATGCCTTTCAACTGCAAAAAGGAGAAGGCTACCGAATGCTTAAACCAGTCATTGCTCTAACCTTGACTGATTTTGAGATGTTTCCGGGTCGCCATCCGTTTACATCCCGCTTCGTTTATCGAGAAGTATCCGATGGCTATGTTTATACCGAAAACGATATTGAACTGATTTTTGTTGAATTACCCAAATTTACCAAAGAAATTGAAGAACTAGAAACGATTACTGATAAATGGATTTACTTTATCAAATCCGCGCGATCGCTCGATGAAGTTCCCACAAATATGGACAATATTCCCGAACTCCACCGCGCCTTTGAAATTGCCAATCAAGCCAACCTAACCCGCGAAGAACTAGAAGATTTGGAGCGTCGAGAAATGTTTATTTATGATCAGCAAGGAGCGGTTGCTCTGGGTCGTGAAGAAGGTCGTGAAGAAGGTCGTCAAGAAGGTCGTCAAGAAGGTCGTCAAGAAGGCAAAAAAGAAGAACAACGCGCTATTGCTAAAAAGCTACTCACCCTATTGGATGACGAAGCGATCGCGGCAACAACAGGATTAAGTCGGGAAGCCGTGCGAGAACTGCGCGAGAAAGAGTCCGAGAATTTGTAG